The DNA sequence GCCAATCCCGGATGCTATCCAACAGCAGCTTTGCTGGGCCTTGCTCCAGCACTCTTAGGGGGGCTTATAAAGCCGCAGGGAATTATCATCGATGCAAAATCAGGTATATCGGGTGCCGGCCGTTCTCCTTCAAAAGGGACCATGTTTGCGGAAATGAGCGAAAACTTCAAGATCTACAAAGTGAATGAGCATCAGCATACACCTGAAATTGAACAGCAGCTCAAGCTGTGGAATAAAGATACTTCCCCAATCACTTTCAGCACACACTTGATTCCTGCCGTACGTGGAATCATGGCAACCATGTATGGTGAACTGGAGGAAGGCATTACAGCAGAAGAAGCAGCAAGCGCATACCGGGAAGCTTATGAAGCTGCGCCATTTATAAGGGTAAGGCAGCAGGGAAATTACCCTGCCACCAAGGAGGTCACAGGCAGCAATTATTGTGATATCGGACTTAGCGCAGATAAGCGGACAGGAAGGCTTACCATAGTAGCAGTCATTGATAACCTGATGAAAGGGGCTGCCGGCCAGGCTGTCCAGAATGCCAATCTGATGTTCGGATTTCCGGAAAATGCGGGGCTTGAATTCATACCAGTATTTCCATGATGGCAAACGTCCGTTAAGAACTGGTCGATTA is a window from the Bacillus infantis NRRL B-14911 genome containing:
- the argC gene encoding N-acetyl-gamma-glutamyl-phosphate reductase, which encodes MKASIIGTTGYGGAELLRILQHHPYFRIQSIHSTRGEAPVSNEYPHLLEINRQTLEGIEIEKISEQSDVVFLAAPSGASGQLAGQFAGRDIKVIDLSGDLRLPGDQYKSWYKKDPPDVSVIEESVYGLSEWNREKIEGADIIANPGCYPTAALLGLAPALLGGLIKPQGIIIDAKSGISGAGRSPSKGTMFAEMSENFKIYKVNEHQHTPEIEQQLKLWNKDTSPITFSTHLIPAVRGIMATMYGELEEGITAEEAASAYREAYEAAPFIRVRQQGNYPATKEVTGSNYCDIGLSADKRTGRLTIVAVIDNLMKGAAGQAVQNANLMFGFPENAGLEFIPVFP